In a genomic window of Mycolicibacterium neoaurum VKM Ac-1815D:
- a CDS encoding NUDIX hydrolase: MSDGEQAKPRRRRGRRRGRRAAGPPAADAQADSTSSNGAAAPAANGEPKQAKPGQNRRPRPDRRAPDRLRTVHETSAGGLVIDGIDGPKETQVAALIGRIDRRGRMLWSLPKGHIEVGETAEQTAIREVAEETGIQGSVLAALGSIDYWFVTEGRRVHKTVHHYLMRFLGGDLSDEDMEVTEVAWVPLRDLPARLAYADERRLAVVAGELIDKLHSDGEDALPPLPPSAPRRRPQTHSHTRNRRPEESPPRRANGCGPGQ; the protein is encoded by the coding sequence GTGTCGGACGGCGAGCAGGCCAAACCGCGACGGCGCCGAGGGCGTCGCCGCGGCCGCCGGGCTGCCGGTCCGCCCGCCGCCGACGCCCAAGCCGACTCGACGTCGAGCAACGGCGCGGCGGCACCGGCCGCCAATGGGGAGCCCAAACAGGCCAAACCCGGCCAGAATCGCAGGCCGCGGCCCGACCGCAGAGCCCCCGACCGGCTGCGCACCGTGCACGAGACCTCGGCGGGCGGACTCGTCATCGACGGTATCGACGGCCCCAAGGAGACTCAGGTCGCGGCGCTGATCGGGCGGATCGACCGGCGCGGCCGGATGTTGTGGTCACTGCCCAAGGGTCATATCGAGGTCGGTGAGACCGCCGAGCAGACCGCGATCCGCGAGGTCGCCGAGGAGACCGGAATCCAGGGCAGCGTGCTGGCCGCCCTGGGCAGCATCGACTACTGGTTCGTGACCGAGGGCCGCCGCGTCCACAAGACCGTGCACCATTACCTGATGCGTTTCCTCGGCGGCGACCTCTCCGACGAGGACATGGAGGTCACCGAGGTCGCCTGGGTCCCGCTGCGTGATCTGCCCGCCAGGCTGGCCTACGCCGACGAACGACGTCTCGCGGTGGTCGCCGGTGAGCTCATCGACAAATTGCACAGCGACGGTGAGGACGCCCTTCCGCCGCTGCCGCCCAGCGCTCCTCGGCGCCGCCCACAGACCCATTCGCACACGCGCAACCGTCGCCCGGAGGAGTCGCCCCCGCGGCGGGCGAACGGCTGCGGACCCGGCCAATGA
- a CDS encoding CCA tRNA nucleotidyltransferase, which produces MPDHQTPDAVDAELLAGAFVALSEYGSVLTELGARFAEAGHQLYLVGGSVRDALLGRLGNDLDFTTDARPKQMQKLLRGWADALWETGIEFGTLGVGKAGYRMEITTFRADSYDQVSRNPEVRFGDRLEDDLVRRDFTVNAMAVRIHPDAPGGLAEFCDPLGGITALRERILDTPAEPQVSFGDDPLRMLRAARFVSQLRFAVAPRVLEALIEMAPQLGRITAERVAAELDKLITGADPVAGIDLMVQTGLGDVVLPEVGEMRMAIDEHHQHKDVYWHSLTVLQQAIDLEADGPDLVLRWAALLHDIGKPATRRHESDGGVSFHHHEVVGAKMTRKRMRALKYSKQMVDDVSQLVYLHLRFHGYGDGKWTDSAVRRYVTDAGPLLDRLHKLVRADCTTRNKRRAARLRANYDDLEARIAEIAAKEDLGRVRPDLDGNEIMAILDIPAGPLVGKAWKYLKDLRLERGPLEHDEAIAELRKWWNARQS; this is translated from the coding sequence GTGCCCGACCACCAGACCCCAGACGCCGTCGATGCCGAACTGTTGGCGGGCGCGTTTGTGGCGCTGAGCGAGTACGGATCGGTGCTCACGGAACTGGGCGCGCGGTTCGCCGAGGCAGGCCACCAGCTGTATCTGGTCGGCGGGAGTGTGCGCGATGCGTTGCTGGGCCGGCTGGGCAACGATCTGGATTTCACCACCGACGCGCGGCCGAAGCAGATGCAGAAGCTGCTGCGCGGGTGGGCCGACGCGCTCTGGGAAACCGGGATCGAATTCGGGACGCTCGGCGTGGGTAAGGCCGGATACCGGATGGAGATCACCACATTCCGGGCCGACAGCTACGACCAGGTCTCGCGCAATCCCGAGGTGCGCTTCGGTGACCGCCTGGAAGACGACCTGGTCCGTCGCGATTTCACGGTGAACGCGATGGCGGTGCGGATCCACCCCGATGCCCCTGGCGGGCTCGCCGAGTTCTGCGATCCGCTCGGCGGGATCACGGCACTGCGCGAGCGGATACTCGACACACCCGCCGAACCGCAGGTGTCCTTCGGTGATGATCCGCTGCGGATGCTGCGCGCCGCGCGTTTCGTCTCCCAGCTTCGCTTTGCGGTGGCGCCGCGGGTGCTGGAGGCGCTGATCGAGATGGCGCCGCAGTTGGGCCGGATCACCGCCGAACGGGTCGCCGCCGAACTGGACAAGCTGATCACCGGCGCCGATCCGGTGGCCGGAATCGACCTGATGGTCCAGACGGGTCTTGGCGATGTGGTGCTGCCCGAGGTCGGTGAGATGCGGATGGCCATCGACGAACATCACCAGCACAAGGACGTCTACTGGCACTCGCTGACGGTGCTGCAGCAGGCCATCGATCTGGAAGCCGACGGTCCCGATCTGGTGTTGCGGTGGGCTGCGCTGCTGCATGACATCGGTAAGCCGGCGACCCGTCGGCACGAGTCCGATGGTGGGGTGAGCTTCCATCACCACGAGGTGGTCGGGGCCAAGATGACGCGCAAGCGGATGCGGGCGCTGAAGTACTCCAAGCAGATGGTCGACGACGTCTCGCAGTTGGTGTATCTGCATCTGCGTTTCCACGGCTACGGCGACGGCAAGTGGACCGACTCCGCGGTGCGTCGCTATGTCACCGATGCCGGGCCCCTGCTGGACCGGTTGCACAAGCTGGTCCGCGCGGATTGCACCACCCGCAACAAGCGGCGTGCGGCGCGATTGCGCGCCAACTACGACGATCTCGAGGCCAGGATCGCCGAGATCGCGGCCAAGGAGGATCTGGGGCGGGTGCGGCCCGATCTGGACGGCAACGAGATCATGGCCATCCTGGACATCCCGGCCGGACCGCTCGTCGGCAAGGCCTGGAAGTACCTGAAGGACCTGCGTCTGGAACGTGGTCCGCTGGAGCATGACGAGGCGATCGCCGAGCTCAGAAAATGGTGGAACGCCCGGCAGTCCTGA
- a CDS encoding ankyrin repeat domain-containing protein, with amino-acid sequence MRGGTAHTAESTGKGCDIASSLPDNPSLDALLAEAGEGGKDSTARQYGFSGWPALVRYLEAVTELGTDPSRFDESTADVGDRFCALACLRYDGTDAPPRREAAAELLRTRPGLVDDHPWAAAAAHDVRALSAQLRDDPGVASTPGGPFGWPPLMYLAYARVPGGDSIAAAHLLLDAGADPDAGYLWRGMSTPFTVLTGVFGEGEQGPRRQPRHPAADDLATLLLGRGAHPVDQQTLYNRMFRPDDAHLHLLFEHGLADAGPSPWERRLGEAMETREQMWQRQISWAADNGFADRLALLARHGIDTGGAQPATRELPDDPNQRDADGATALHHAAWSGDLTLIRRLLDAGADPALRDTRFDATPGEWAEHAYESEAAELLRLTAGR; translated from the coding sequence GTGCGAGGAGGCACCGCCCACACCGCAGAGTCAACGGGAAAGGGATGCGATATCGCCAGCTCACTACCTGACAATCCGTCGCTCGACGCACTGCTCGCGGAGGCCGGCGAAGGCGGCAAGGACTCCACCGCCCGGCAGTACGGGTTCAGTGGGTGGCCCGCGCTGGTGCGCTATCTCGAAGCGGTCACCGAGCTGGGCACCGACCCGTCCCGTTTCGACGAGTCCACCGCCGATGTCGGCGACCGGTTCTGTGCGCTGGCCTGCCTGCGCTACGACGGAACCGATGCGCCCCCGCGCCGCGAGGCGGCGGCCGAGCTGCTGCGTACCCGACCTGGCCTGGTCGACGACCACCCCTGGGCAGCCGCCGCTGCACACGATGTCCGCGCACTGTCCGCCCAGCTGCGTGACGACCCCGGCGTGGCATCGACCCCGGGCGGACCCTTCGGGTGGCCGCCGCTGATGTACTTGGCCTACGCCCGGGTGCCCGGTGGGGACAGCATCGCCGCCGCCCACCTGCTGCTCGATGCCGGTGCCGATCCCGACGCCGGGTATCTGTGGCGTGGGATGTCGACGCCCTTCACGGTGCTGACCGGCGTATTCGGCGAGGGTGAGCAGGGGCCGCGGCGCCAGCCACGGCACCCGGCCGCCGACGACCTTGCCACCCTGCTGCTGGGTCGCGGCGCGCATCCGGTGGACCAACAGACGCTCTACAACCGGATGTTCCGGCCCGACGATGCACACCTGCACCTGCTGTTCGAGCACGGGCTTGCCGACGCCGGTCCGAGTCCGTGGGAGCGCCGCCTCGGTGAGGCCATGGAGACGCGCGAGCAGATGTGGCAACGGCAGATCTCCTGGGCCGCAGACAACGGTTTCGCCGACCGGCTGGCACTGCTGGCTCGGCACGGTATCGACACCGGCGGGGCGCAACCGGCGACCCGCGAACTGCCCGACGACCCGAATCAACGTGACGCCGACGGCGCGACCGCCCTGCACCACGCCGCCTGGTCCGGAGACCTGACGTTGATCCGGCGTCTCCTCGACGCCGGCGCGGACCCCGCGTTGCGTGACACCCGGTTCGACGCCACGCCCGGTGAATGGGCCGAACACGCCTATGAGTCCGAGGCCGCCGAACTACTACGGCTCACGGCAGGTCGCTGA
- a CDS encoding TIGR03084 family metal-binding protein, protein MADAGPVVADLRAESAELDSMVAELSDQQWRTATPAPGWTIAHQIAHLWWTDRVAWASATDEGAFGAVLAEAGKNPLGFVDAGAEQLAATPSAELLANWRADRARLHDALLGVPDGRKLPWFGPPMSPTSMATARLMETWAHGLDVADALGIRKPGTERLRSIAHIGYRTRDFAFSVHGLTPPAEMFHVELRAPDGQLWAWGPEDAAQTVAGSAEDFCMLVTQRRAPSDLDIVATGPDAQKWLTIAQAFAGPPGKGRG, encoded by the coding sequence ATGGCTGATGCCGGGCCGGTGGTGGCCGATCTGCGCGCAGAGAGCGCCGAGCTCGACAGCATGGTTGCCGAGTTGTCCGACCAGCAATGGCGCACCGCCACCCCCGCCCCGGGGTGGACCATCGCCCACCAGATCGCCCACCTGTGGTGGACCGACCGGGTGGCTTGGGCGTCGGCGACCGACGAGGGCGCCTTCGGCGCCGTGCTAGCCGAGGCCGGTAAGAACCCGCTGGGGTTCGTCGACGCCGGCGCCGAGCAACTGGCGGCCACTCCCTCGGCCGAGTTGCTGGCCAATTGGCGGGCCGACCGTGCGCGGTTGCACGATGCGCTGCTGGGGGTCCCCGACGGCCGAAAGCTGCCCTGGTTCGGCCCACCGATGAGCCCGACATCGATGGCCACCGCGCGCCTGATGGAGACCTGGGCCCACGGCCTCGATGTCGCCGATGCGCTGGGGATCCGCAAGCCAGGCACCGAACGCCTCCGATCGATTGCCCATATCGGTTATCGCACAAGGGATTTCGCTTTCTCTGTGCACGGCCTCACCCCGCCGGCGGAAATGTTTCACGTGGAACTACGCGCTCCGGACGGGCAGTTGTGGGCTTGGGGACCCGAGGACGCCGCCCAGACCGTGGCCGGCAGCGCCGAGGACTTCTGCATGCTGGTCACCCAACGCCGAGCGCCGAGTGATCTCGATATCGTGGCGACCGGCCCCGACGCCCAGAAGTGGCTGACCATCGCCCAGGCCTTCGCCGGGCCACCGGGCAAGGGCCGCGGATAA
- a CDS encoding MFS transporter yields the protein MTDTGTPGGTWHTVRGLPEFRRLLELRAVSQFGDGLFQAGLAGALLFNPERAAHPWAIAGAFAVLFLPYSALGPFAGALLDRWDRRTVLIGANAGRLVLMLAVGAALAVSSGDLTLLAGALIVNGFTRFVSSGLSAALPHVVPRDHVLTMNSVATATGALATFLGANFMLLPRWLLGADDGGASVVIFLAAIPVTLALVLSVRFAPRALGPDDSARAVHGSVAYAVSTGWVHGARTVAAVPTVAATLSGLAAHRMVFGINTLLVLVMVRHSGDQEVAGLGLGTAVLFVAATGTGSFLSTVLTPAAVLRWGRYRTANGALVLAALIQLLAAWLYMPVMIACGFVLGAAGQVVKLCADSAMQIDVDDALRGHVFTVQDALFWVTFVAAIALAAALIPTDGRSVPLVLLGSALYLVGLAAHARLGRRPRPV from the coding sequence ATGACTGACACCGGCACTCCCGGGGGCACGTGGCACACGGTGCGCGGGTTGCCCGAATTCCGGCGGCTGCTCGAGTTGCGGGCGGTCAGCCAATTCGGGGATGGGTTGTTCCAGGCCGGTTTAGCCGGTGCATTGCTGTTCAATCCGGAGCGCGCCGCACATCCGTGGGCCATCGCTGGGGCGTTCGCTGTGCTGTTCCTGCCCTACTCCGCACTCGGGCCGTTCGCCGGGGCGCTGTTGGACCGCTGGGACCGCAGGACGGTGCTGATCGGCGCCAACGCCGGGCGCCTGGTGCTGATGCTCGCCGTCGGCGCGGCCCTGGCGGTCAGCTCGGGGGATCTGACGCTGCTGGCCGGCGCGCTGATCGTCAACGGGTTCACCCGCTTCGTCTCGTCCGGGCTCTCGGCGGCACTACCGCATGTGGTGCCCCGCGATCACGTGCTGACGATGAACTCGGTGGCCACCGCGACGGGCGCGCTGGCGACCTTCCTCGGCGCGAACTTCATGCTGCTGCCGCGGTGGTTGCTCGGTGCCGATGACGGGGGCGCCTCGGTGGTGATCTTCTTGGCGGCGATCCCGGTGACATTGGCCCTGGTGCTGTCGGTGCGGTTCGCCCCTCGCGCCCTCGGTCCCGACGACAGCGCCCGCGCCGTGCACGGTTCGGTGGCTTATGCGGTGTCCACCGGGTGGGTGCACGGCGCCAGGACGGTCGCCGCGGTGCCCACCGTCGCGGCGACCCTCAGCGGGTTGGCCGCCCACCGGATGGTGTTCGGGATCAACACCCTGCTGGTGTTGGTGATGGTGCGCCACAGCGGCGATCAGGAGGTCGCCGGGCTGGGCTTGGGCACCGCGGTGCTGTTCGTCGCCGCGACCGGTACCGGATCGTTTCTGTCCACCGTGCTCACTCCTGCCGCTGTCCTGCGGTGGGGTCGTTACCGCACGGCCAACGGCGCCCTGGTCTTGGCGGCGCTGATCCAGCTGCTGGCCGCGTGGCTGTACATGCCGGTGATGATCGCCTGCGGCTTCGTCCTCGGCGCGGCCGGGCAGGTGGTGAAGCTGTGCGCGGACAGCGCGATGCAGATCGACGTCGACGACGCGTTGCGCGGGCATGTCTTCACGGTGCAGGACGCGCTGTTCTGGGTGACCTTCGTCGCGGCGATCGCGTTGGCGGCGGCGCTCATCCCGACCGACGGCCGGTCGGTTCCCCTGGTTCTCCTCGGGTCCGCGCTCTACCTGGTGGGTTTGGCCGCGCACGCCCGCCTCGGCAGGCGGCCCCGGCCGGTCTAG
- a CDS encoding YqgE/AlgH family protein: MAHPDEPEDYPTPTAPRVRAGTLLLAETDLLEPTFRRTVIYIVEHNEGGTLGVVLNRPSETAVYNVLPQWAGLAIKPKTMFVGGPVKRDSALCLATVRVGVDITGVPGLRHVQGRVCMVDLDSDPENIAPVVEGVRIFAGYSGWTVGQLEGEIERDDWIVLSALPSDVLAEPRVDLWSRVLRRQPLPLAMLATHPIDLSRN; the protein is encoded by the coding sequence ATGGCGCATCCCGACGAACCGGAGGATTACCCGACGCCGACGGCACCGCGGGTGCGGGCGGGGACGCTGCTGTTGGCCGAAACCGACCTGCTGGAACCGACATTCCGGCGCACCGTCATCTACATCGTCGAACACAACGAGGGCGGCACGCTCGGCGTGGTGCTCAACCGGCCGAGCGAGACCGCGGTCTACAACGTCCTGCCGCAGTGGGCCGGGCTCGCGATCAAGCCCAAGACGATGTTCGTCGGTGGTCCGGTGAAGCGTGATTCGGCGTTGTGCCTGGCCACCGTCCGGGTCGGCGTCGACATCACCGGCGTGCCCGGCTTGCGTCACGTCCAGGGTCGGGTCTGCATGGTCGATCTGGACTCCGATCCGGAGAACATCGCGCCGGTGGTCGAGGGTGTGCGGATCTTCGCGGGATATTCGGGCTGGACCGTCGGGCAGCTCGAGGGTGAGATCGAGCGCGACGACTGGATCGTGCTCTCGGCGTTGCCCTCGGATGTCCTTGCCGAACCGCGGGTCGACCTGTGGTCCCGAGTGCTGCGACGTCAACCGTTACCGCTGGCGATGCTCGCGACGCATCCGATCGACCTGAGCCGAAACTGA
- a CDS encoding LpqN/LpqT family lipoprotein encodes MNEHARRWRIVIAGTAAGLAGVVSLAATPANAEPLPPHPVPPAPVTVTQTVTVAPQAAAPLIPAAAAPAQPIAAGSPAAPAAIPAVPVAPGAAPLLGSATSTAATPRPVTVPLSPNPSGTIRDYLTSQNVTLEPQTPAGFTALNIVLPRPTGWTQVPDPNVPDAFAVIADRVGGDGLYSNNAQVVVYKLVGNFDQREAIRHGFVDSQQLTAWRATGGSIAEVAGVPTSIIEGTYRENNMTLNTSRRHIIATSGADRFLVSLSVTTSESQSVAAADATDAIINGFRVSAPAPAAPAPGAAAAPAAAAPVVPAPAAAAPSAIPVSLGTGPVVPN; translated from the coding sequence ATGAACGAGCACGCGCGCCGCTGGCGGATTGTCATCGCCGGGACCGCCGCCGGCCTGGCCGGTGTGGTCAGCCTGGCCGCCACCCCCGCGAACGCCGAACCGCTGCCCCCTCATCCCGTGCCGCCCGCCCCGGTCACCGTCACCCAGACCGTCACCGTCGCGCCACAGGCGGCCGCACCGCTGATCCCGGCCGCTGCCGCACCCGCCCAGCCGATCGCAGCGGGCAGCCCGGCCGCCCCGGCCGCCATCCCCGCTGTGCCTGTCGCTCCGGGTGCTGCGCCGCTGCTCGGCTCGGCGACCAGCACCGCAGCCACCCCGCGACCGGTGACGGTGCCGCTGTCACCGAATCCGTCCGGCACCATCCGTGACTACCTGACCAGTCAGAATGTGACGTTGGAGCCTCAGACCCCGGCCGGGTTCACCGCGCTGAACATCGTGCTGCCCCGGCCCACCGGCTGGACCCAGGTGCCCGACCCCAATGTCCCCGACGCCTTCGCCGTCATCGCCGACCGCGTCGGTGGCGACGGGCTGTACAGCAACAACGCCCAGGTGGTCGTCTACAAGCTGGTCGGGAACTTCGACCAGCGCGAAGCGATCCGGCACGGATTCGTCGACAGCCAGCAGCTGACGGCATGGCGGGCGACCGGAGGGTCGATCGCCGAGGTGGCCGGTGTGCCGACGTCGATCATCGAGGGCACCTACCGCGAGAACAACATGACCCTGAACACCTCACGACGCCACATCATCGCGACCTCCGGCGCCGACCGCTTCCTGGTGTCGCTGTCGGTCACCACCTCCGAATCGCAATCCGTGGCCGCCGCGGACGCCACCGACGCGATCATCAACGGCTTCCGGGTATCGGCACCCGCACCCGCCGCACCGGCTCCAGGCGCTGCCGCCGCACCCGCCGCAGCGGCACCGGTCGTCCCCGCGCCCGCCGCGGCAGCACCGTCCGCCATCCCGGTCAGCCTCGGTACCGGGCCCGTCGTCCCCAACTAA
- the leuS gene encoding leucine--tRNA ligase: MTDPSVDPADAPQHRYSAALAGDIELAWQQRWQRLGTFHVPDPVGSLAPTDGSAVPADKMFVQDMFPYPSGDGLHVGHPLGYIATDVYARYFRMTGRNVLHALGFDAFGLPAEQYAVQTGTHPRTRTEANIVNFRRQLGRLGLGHDSRRSFSTTDVDFYKWTQWIFLQIYNAWFDPELKRARRIEELIEEFAEGTRALPDGRTWAELTKAERADVIDGHRLVYRADSVVNWCPGLGTVLANEEVTSDGRSDRGNFPVFRKRLRQWMMRITAYSDRLLDDLDVLDWPDKVKAMQRNWIGRSVGAQVRFGTAAGAIEVFTTRPDTLYGATYLVLAPEHELVDALTAADWPEGTDDRWTYGGATPAEAIAAYRSDIAAKSDLERQENKSKTGVFTGAYATNPVNGTDVPIFIADYVLAGYGTGAIMAVPAGDQRDWEFANAFGLPIVEVVSGGDVTEAAYSGDGVMVNSGELDGLTVAAAKEAIIVRLEADGTGRARVEYKLRDWLFARQRYWGEPFPIVYDADGRAHPLPESALPVELPDIQDYAPVMFDPDDADSEPSPPLGKATEWVQVDLDLGDGLQAYTRDTNVMPQWAGSSWYELRYADPHNSEAFCAKENEAYWMGPRPEIHGPQDPGGVDLYVGGVEHAVLHLLYSRFWHKVLFDLGHVSSSEPYRRLVNQGYIQAFAYTDARGSYVPAAEVVERDGKFFYPAPEGEIEVNQEFGKIGKSLKNSVSPDEICDEYGADTLRVYEMSMGPLEASRPWATKDVVGAHRFLQRVWRAVIDETTGAVRVTDEQVGDETLRALNKTIAGVAEDYAALRNNTAAAKLIEYTNHITKAAVTARAAIEPLVLMVAPLAPHLAEELWRRLGHDASLAHGPFPEADERYLVDDTVELPVQVNGKVRGKITVAADADRAALEAAARADEKVLAFLDGATPKKVIVVPGKLVNLVV; encoded by the coding sequence GTGACAGATCCCTCGGTCGACCCCGCCGACGCACCGCAGCACCGCTACTCCGCCGCGCTGGCCGGTGATATCGAGCTGGCCTGGCAACAGCGCTGGCAGCGTCTGGGCACCTTCCATGTGCCCGACCCGGTGGGGTCGCTCGCACCCACCGACGGGTCAGCCGTCCCGGCGGACAAGATGTTCGTCCAGGACATGTTCCCCTACCCGTCCGGGGACGGCCTGCACGTCGGACATCCCCTGGGCTATATCGCCACCGATGTCTACGCCCGCTACTTCCGGATGACCGGACGGAATGTCCTGCACGCCTTGGGTTTCGATGCGTTCGGGCTTCCCGCCGAGCAGTATGCCGTGCAGACGGGCACCCACCCGCGCACGCGCACCGAGGCCAATATCGTCAACTTCCGCAGGCAGTTGGGGCGCCTGGGCCTGGGCCACGACTCGCGGCGCAGCTTCTCCACCACCGATGTCGACTTCTACAAGTGGACGCAGTGGATCTTCCTGCAGATCTACAACGCCTGGTTCGACCCCGAGCTCAAGCGTGCCCGCCGCATCGAGGAACTGATCGAGGAGTTCGCCGAGGGCACCCGGGCCCTGCCCGACGGCCGCACCTGGGCGGAACTGACCAAGGCCGAGCGCGCCGATGTCATCGATGGCCATCGGCTGGTGTACCGCGCCGACTCGGTGGTCAACTGGTGCCCGGGGCTGGGCACCGTGCTGGCCAACGAGGAGGTCACCTCGGATGGCCGCAGTGACCGCGGCAACTTCCCGGTGTTCCGGAAGCGGTTGCGGCAGTGGATGATGCGCATCACCGCGTACTCCGATCGACTGCTCGACGACCTGGACGTGCTGGACTGGCCCGACAAGGTCAAGGCCATGCAGCGCAACTGGATCGGCCGCTCCGTCGGCGCACAGGTCCGGTTCGGCACAGCCGCCGGTGCCATCGAGGTGTTCACCACCCGGCCCGACACCCTCTACGGCGCGACCTACCTGGTGCTGGCCCCCGAGCATGAGCTGGTCGACGCGCTGACCGCGGCCGACTGGCCCGAAGGCACCGACGACCGGTGGACCTACGGCGGCGCAACCCCGGCCGAGGCCATCGCGGCCTACCGGTCCGATATCGCGGCCAAGTCCGACCTGGAGCGCCAGGAGAACAAATCCAAGACCGGCGTATTCACCGGTGCCTATGCCACCAATCCGGTGAACGGGACGGATGTGCCCATCTTCATCGCCGATTACGTGCTGGCCGGCTACGGCACCGGTGCGATCATGGCGGTGCCCGCCGGCGACCAGCGCGACTGGGAGTTCGCGAACGCGTTCGGGTTGCCCATCGTCGAGGTCGTATCGGGCGGGGATGTCACCGAAGCGGCCTACAGCGGCGACGGTGTGATGGTGAACTCCGGTGAGCTGGACGGCTTGACGGTCGCCGCGGCCAAGGAGGCGATCATCGTCCGGCTGGAGGCCGACGGTACCGGGCGGGCCCGGGTCGAGTACAAGTTGCGGGACTGGCTGTTCGCGCGGCAGCGGTACTGGGGTGAGCCGTTCCCCATCGTCTACGACGCCGACGGCAGAGCCCACCCGTTACCGGAATCGGCTCTGCCGGTGGAACTCCCGGATATCCAGGACTACGCGCCGGTGATGTTCGACCCCGATGACGCCGACAGTGAACCCTCGCCGCCGCTGGGCAAGGCAACCGAATGGGTGCAGGTCGACCTCGACCTCGGTGACGGGTTGCAGGCCTACACCCGGGACACCAATGTGATGCCGCAGTGGGCGGGCAGCTCGTGGTACGAGCTGCGCTATGCCGACCCACACAACTCGGAAGCGTTCTGCGCCAAGGAGAACGAGGCCTACTGGATGGGGCCGCGGCCGGAGATCCACGGTCCGCAGGATCCCGGGGGAGTCGATCTGTACGTCGGCGGTGTCGAGCATGCGGTGCTGCACCTGCTGTACTCCCGGTTCTGGCACAAGGTGTTGTTCGATCTCGGCCACGTCAGTTCGTCCGAGCCGTACCGCCGATTGGTCAACCAGGGCTACATCCAGGCGTTCGCCTACACCGATGCCCGCGGTTCCTACGTTCCCGCCGCCGAGGTCGTCGAACGCGACGGCAAGTTCTTCTACCCGGCACCGGAGGGGGAGATCGAGGTCAACCAGGAGTTCGGCAAGATCGGCAAATCGCTGAAGAACTCGGTGTCCCCGGACGAGATCTGCGACGAGTACGGCGCCGACACCCTGCGTGTCTACGAGATGTCGATGGGACCGCTGGAGGCCTCGCGTCCGTGGGCGACCAAGGACGTCGTCGGCGCGCACCGATTCCTGCAGCGGGTGTGGCGGGCCGTCATCGACGAGACCACCGGTGCGGTGCGGGTCACCGACGAGCAGGTCGGCGACGAGACCCTGCGCGCGCTGAACAAGACCATCGCCGGGGTGGCCGAAGATTATGCGGCGCTGCGCAACAACACGGCGGCGGCCAAGCTGATCGAGTACACCAACCACATCACCAAGGCGGCGGTGACGGCGCGGGCGGCCATCGAGCCGCTGGTGCTGATGGTGGCCCCGTTGGCCCCGCACCTGGCCGAGGAACTGTGGCGCCGGTTGGGTCACGACGCATCGCTGGCCCACGGACCCTTCCCCGAAGCCGACGAGCGCTATCTGGTCGACGACACCGTCGAGTTGCCGGTCCAGGTCAACGGCAAGGTGCGCGGCAAGATCACGGTCGCCGCCGATGCGGACAGGGCGGCCTTGGAGGCGGCCGCGCGTGCCGACGAGAAGGTGCTGGCCTTCCTCGACGGGGCCACGCCCAAGAAGGTCATCGTGGTTCCCGGCAAGCTGGTCAACCTCGTCGTCTGA